One window from the genome of Gimesia aquarii encodes:
- a CDS encoding BlaI/MecI/CopY family transcriptional regulator: MARPSSSQPTEVELQILNVLWEDGPLSVRDVHETLLEKRETGYSTTLKMMQVMLEKGLLVRDESVRPQLYQPAQAREETQLQMLDGFAQRVFQGSAMRLVMRMVSSGRLSVEELEEIQRLSQDSEGGQK, encoded by the coding sequence ATGGCAAGACCCAGTTCATCCCAGCCAACGGAAGTGGAACTGCAGATACTGAATGTGCTTTGGGAAGACGGCCCGTTAAGTGTGCGAGATGTTCACGAGACGCTTTTAGAGAAACGGGAAACCGGCTATTCCACAACCTTGAAGATGATGCAGGTTATGCTGGAAAAAGGTCTCCTGGTTCGTGATGAGTCGGTTCGTCCGCAGCTTTACCAACCAGCACAAGCCAGAGAGGAAACGCAGTTGCAGATGCTCGATGGGTTCGCGCAACGCGTTTTTCAAGGGTCAGCAATGCGTCTTGTGATGCGAATGGTCTCATCGGGGCGGTTGTCTGTTGAGGAACTCGAAGAAATTCAGAGGCTTTCCCAGGATTCGGAAGGAGGCCAGAAATGA
- a CDS encoding M56 family metallopeptidase, protein MINELISTDLVWRLGWTLLHSVWQILLIGILVAIGFLIARKSVTARYWVACCGLALMYIPLVVTFALIAPPVSQESQAVLTAKQTSSDQPQQFVHKYASQSIPGNSTLRQYDHVSNNLSGSEPENESQITVQAFNVSTIFSWLSWLVGSWCMGVAVLAVWNGGGWIVVHKLRSHGTAPVDESLRLRMERLSRRLRVNRPVVLVKSMLVEVPMVIGWLRPMILMPASLLVNLSPDQLDAILAHELAHIRRHDYLVNLFQLLTESLLFYHPVTWILSRQIRIEREFCCDDAAIAACNDKSVLVQALAKVESSRPIPAHALSLFGRETSMSLQRARRIMGRSHNVPHTGIVGICALLFAVIVGFGVADSMRQAAATDNTGSAQVRIQRQASTPNQQVEQNPAPSAGKAGKFNPAEAGIDVKRFRVDIAYEGPSDKPFYDFSLSSYPFSEERNPMWLTHEVDQTNHEMLEQIVAWLTNSGSLLHEKNSSLIQAAGTQRYMMRVTSGDKTLIMNLGWDLGMLLRLDSLRKVLAEGDAQAKTPLDPLLNRLSGYRRQWTEGRVVNDIKTQLTASKKSFQAGRPIKVKLKVENTGDQTRKVGTILGDQGEVKSAVKQIEFKIFNSYGQRIPFLAGTSQFLEHQMSLEPGQAATFEFDLAKAHYLRQPGQYTAVYESWNQLDSNSFEFAVTPSPLHEADLVGQLLPLLHDEWYMIANPNFKGKVRPGINFEEVDGFPMRFQNVPRHGNIGDMSTVWLWFTKEMASLGAQVPESRYPPSSQYLGKTGQWYFYAFADEKSLKRWPTVLEDVKQKFIKSQVNARSSGESTKQAKQVRQTFIKPGDDIVVSEKSVRADALDGTWWLLSTQLDRKAESFEQGEMNVSFHKEVFSVSNESNPSRSAKRRFQLLPDQRIDFFDERDGKPERALGRYQLAGDRLWIAVNDDTEEVNPIAPSEAVNLAIEKGVRYLVLQRKQSKVDTVAAKEPNKKNTRKNPGLIGHIYAIDRDGSNLELLADETLLDGYTFLGGSAWSHDEKWIACGATPYPGRDYSKSHLVKFCINGPDEGKKVDLGCGLSPSWSPDDKQISFLINGNNPIGAKAGLWVMDADGKNRRRLGYAVHGQWSPDGESILAVSSHMSPRKFLLFDVKTGKRKEILTNYSGVSLPTWAPNKKQFAASVKDGNDRVLGIFDPVEAPESYTELWRNPWGGGDGKTWFDETWPDWSPDGATIALTLNGSSIQLINTTKGSAVKQLYVAPEDTEVFFVAWSPDSKRLSFTLLGPGLLELEKEK, encoded by the coding sequence ATGATCAACGAATTGATTTCAACCGATTTGGTATGGCGATTGGGGTGGACCTTATTGCACTCTGTGTGGCAGATTCTGTTGATCGGGATTCTTGTTGCAATCGGATTCTTAATAGCGCGCAAATCTGTAACGGCTCGTTATTGGGTTGCCTGTTGTGGTTTGGCTTTGATGTACATTCCGCTGGTGGTGACGTTTGCTTTGATCGCTCCACCAGTTTCACAGGAATCCCAGGCTGTCTTAACAGCCAAACAGACTTCATCTGATCAGCCACAGCAATTCGTTCACAAATATGCTTCACAATCTATACCCGGAAATTCGACTTTGAGGCAATACGATCATGTCTCAAATAATCTCAGTGGAAGCGAACCGGAAAATGAAAGTCAGATCACAGTGCAAGCATTCAATGTTTCTACAATTTTTTCCTGGCTATCTTGGTTAGTTGGTAGTTGGTGCATGGGAGTCGCAGTCTTAGCCGTCTGGAATGGAGGCGGCTGGATTGTCGTTCATAAATTGCGTTCTCACGGGACGGCACCCGTTGACGAGTCTCTCCGTTTAAGGATGGAGAGGCTATCCCGGCGTCTGCGAGTGAACCGTCCCGTTGTTTTGGTTAAATCGATGTTAGTTGAAGTGCCGATGGTCATTGGTTGGCTACGTCCGATGATCTTGATGCCTGCGAGTTTGCTGGTGAATCTATCACCAGACCAGTTAGATGCGATTTTGGCACATGAGTTGGCACATATCCGTCGACATGATTACCTGGTGAATTTATTTCAGTTATTGACTGAATCATTGTTATTTTATCATCCTGTCACCTGGATACTATCAAGACAAATTCGTATCGAACGTGAATTCTGTTGTGACGATGCTGCAATAGCCGCATGTAATGATAAATCAGTGTTAGTGCAGGCCCTGGCAAAAGTGGAATCGAGTCGACCGATTCCGGCGCACGCTTTGTCGCTCTTTGGACGAGAAACCAGCATGTCGCTTCAGCGGGCGCGACGCATCATGGGTAGATCCCACAATGTTCCTCATACAGGAATTGTGGGTATCTGCGCACTTCTGTTCGCGGTGATTGTGGGATTCGGCGTTGCCGATTCGATGCGCCAGGCGGCGGCGACTGATAACACGGGAAGTGCTCAAGTCAGAATCCAACGTCAAGCATCGACGCCTAACCAGCAAGTGGAACAAAATCCGGCACCATCAGCAGGGAAGGCAGGCAAATTCAATCCTGCAGAAGCCGGCATTGATGTGAAACGTTTCCGAGTCGACATCGCGTACGAAGGACCATCCGATAAACCTTTTTATGATTTTTCACTGAGCAGCTATCCGTTCAGCGAGGAACGGAATCCAATGTGGCTGACCCATGAAGTCGACCAAACAAATCACGAAATGCTTGAACAAATCGTAGCGTGGCTCACGAATTCTGGATCCTTATTACACGAAAAAAATAGTTCACTAATACAAGCAGCAGGAACACAGCGGTATATGATGCGCGTCACGTCTGGTGATAAAACATTGATAATGAATCTAGGCTGGGACCTGGGAATGTTGCTACGATTGGACAGCCTGCGAAAGGTCCTTGCTGAGGGAGATGCACAAGCAAAGACACCACTTGATCCCCTTCTGAATCGTCTGTCAGGCTATCGTCGTCAATGGACCGAAGGTCGCGTTGTCAACGATATCAAGACTCAACTCACTGCGTCAAAAAAATCATTTCAAGCGGGAAGGCCGATCAAAGTGAAGCTGAAAGTCGAGAACACCGGAGATCAGACTCGAAAAGTCGGAACGATCCTCGGCGATCAAGGTGAGGTTAAAAGTGCTGTGAAACAGATCGAATTTAAAATCTTTAACAGTTACGGACAGCGTATCCCGTTTCTGGCAGGAACGTCACAGTTCCTTGAACATCAAATGTCCCTCGAACCGGGACAGGCAGCAACATTTGAATTTGATCTGGCGAAAGCCCATTACCTGAGACAACCGGGACAGTATACTGCGGTGTACGAATCGTGGAATCAGCTTGATTCGAACAGTTTTGAATTTGCTGTCACGCCGAGTCCGCTTCATGAAGCAGACCTCGTAGGTCAATTGCTTCCGCTCTTACATGATGAATGGTATATGATCGCAAATCCTAACTTCAAAGGTAAAGTTCGCCCCGGAATCAATTTTGAAGAGGTCGATGGTTTTCCGATGCGTTTCCAAAATGTTCCAAGGCATGGGAACATCGGTGATATGAGTACGGTCTGGCTCTGGTTTACTAAGGAAATGGCCAGTCTGGGAGCTCAGGTTCCGGAGAGTCGGTATCCTCCTTCGAGTCAGTATCTTGGCAAAACAGGACAATGGTACTTCTATGCGTTTGCAGATGAGAAATCACTGAAACGATGGCCGACTGTTCTGGAAGATGTGAAACAGAAATTCATCAAATCGCAGGTTAATGCCAGGAGTAGTGGAGAATCTACAAAACAGGCTAAACAAGTCAGGCAAACATTTATCAAACCAGGTGACGATATTGTAGTGTCTGAGAAATCAGTTCGTGCCGATGCTCTGGATGGAACATGGTGGTTGCTTTCGACGCAGCTCGATAGAAAAGCAGAGTCATTCGAACAGGGAGAAATGAACGTTTCGTTCCACAAGGAAGTGTTCTCTGTGAGTAATGAATCAAATCCCTCACGTTCGGCTAAACGGCGATTTCAACTGCTTCCCGATCAGCGCATTGACTTCTTTGATGAGCGAGACGGAAAACCAGAGCGAGCACTCGGACGCTATCAACTTGCGGGAGACCGTTTGTGGATCGCCGTTAATGATGACACAGAAGAGGTCAATCCGATTGCTCCTTCCGAAGCAGTCAATCTTGCTATTGAAAAAGGAGTGCGTTACTTAGTGCTTCAGAGAAAGCAGTCTAAGGTTGATACGGTGGCGGCAAAAGAGCCAAATAAGAAAAATACGCGTAAAAATCCTGGCCTGATTGGTCATATATATGCCATAGACCGTGATGGGAGCAACCTGGAATTACTCGCAGATGAAACATTGCTTGACGGGTATACGTTTCTGGGAGGATCTGCCTGGTCTCATGATGAAAAATGGATTGCCTGTGGTGCCACTCCCTATCCCGGACGTGACTATTCAAAGTCTCACCTTGTCAAATTTTGCATCAATGGTCCGGATGAAGGGAAGAAAGTGGACCTTGGCTGTGGTCTCTCGCCATCCTGGTCACCCGATGACAAGCAGATTTCGTTCCTCATCAACGGCAATAACCCAATCGGAGCAAAAGCAGGTTTGTGGGTTATGGATGCAGACGGAAAGAATCGTCGACGTCTTGGTTATGCCGTTCACGGGCAGTGGTCTCCAGATGGTGAATCGATTCTGGCGGTCAGTAGCCATATGAGTCCTCGTAAATTTCTGCTGTTCGATGTGAAGACGGGAAAGCGCAAGGAAATCCTAACCAATTATTCTGGTGTTAGTCTGCCTACCTGGGCGCCGAACAAAAAACAATTTGCAGCATCTGTTAAGGATGGAAATGATCGGGTGCTGGGGATTTTCGATCCAGTAGAAGCGCCCGAGTCTTACACGGAGCTTTGGCGAAATCCATGGGGAGGTGGCGATGGTAAAACCTGGTTCGACGAAACCTGGCCTGACTGGTCACCTGATGGAGCAACGATTGCGCTTACGTTAAATGGTTCATCAATACAATTGATCAATACGACTAAGGGCTCCGCTGTTAAACAACTTTATGTGGCACCTGAGGATACCGAGGTCTTCTTTGTTGCCTGGTCACCCGACAGCAAACGACTCTCGTTTACCCTGCTTGGACCGGGTTTGCTGGAACTTGAGAAAGAAAAGTAA